Below is a window of Pyrobaculum aerophilum str. IM2 DNA.
TCCGAAGGTTTTTTGACTTGATAGGTAAACTTCGTGACAGGGGTAACTACGCCTAAGATATCAGTTTCCTGAAAGCCATCGCGCCCAAAAACGCTCGTGACGACCTGTCCCGTTATAGCCACCACAGGTGTTGAGTCCATATAGGCATCTGTAATCCCAGTCACTAAGTTCGTGGCGCCGGGCCCGCTAGTAACTGCCACTACCGCCGGCCTCCCCGACACCCTTGCATATCCCTCCGCGGCGTGTATAGCGCCTTGTTCATGTCTGAATAGAATTGTCTCGATGTCTTGGCCGTACAAGGCGTCAAATAACGGCATTATCTGACCGCCCGGGATTCCCAAGACGTGTTTGACCTTGTACTGTTTAAACGTCTCAACCAGCTTGTCTACAACTCGTTTTGAATCCCCCGAGTAAGCCCCGATACCCCCGACATTGATAGAGACGAACAGGTTACTATTTAAATTTTTCCCAGTCTATATAGGGTGCTAAGCGCTAAACTCACCACTTTCCGCACATTGGGAAAAGTCTCTATGCGGTCTATTTCTCTCACGTCAATCCATTCGCCGTTTTTTAAATCGCCTCCAACTCTTTTCACCAGGTATATCAAATCGAAATGTATATGAGTCTCCTCAGGGTATTTCACCACTTCTTCGAGAATTACCAAAGGCATTGGCCTCTCCACCGCGTTTTCATCAATTATGCCGTAGGTAAACCCTATAGGCTCTACAACAATTCCAGTCTCCTCCTCAAATTCCCGCTTGACAGCCTCTATAGGAGTTTCGTTATGTTCCACATGCCCCCCTGGATATATATAAACGCCCAGCCGCTTGTGCTTAACCATTAGAACCTTCCCGTTTTCCACTAAAACGCCGCTGGTAACGATGCACTTTTTAGTCATAGGGCTATTCAAACAAATTTTTTAAATATACCTCCCACATACATGCCCGGTGTTTAGCAAGATTAAACTTGGAATAGAAGAGTGGAAGAAGCTTGAGGCTGATTTAGAGAGGATATCATCAGGGGCGCCTCTAGAGCTAATAATAAACCTCACGCTAGTGGCCTCAGGGGGAGAAGAGGAGGAGGAAGAAGAGGAGCATCATCACAATCACGTACACGAAATAGATAATGATTTTACAAGAGAGGTGGCAAAGCTAATTGATTACATAGCGCATACGTATAACGCTCACGTGCACCCGCATGTCCACGCCAACCACGGAAGCGTCATGTTTGCAGTAAAGGGAGCACCAAAGGATTTATTAAAGGCCCTAAGGGAAGTTTTAGATTTTGTAAAGCTTAATTGTGAAAAATGTCTATTACACTCTCTGGACGGGGAATTCCACCTTGGCGAAGATCTTAGTGGTATATATTTTGGAGATAGCTATAAAATTACAGTGATAGTCCCTGCAGAAGACGGAAAAAGGCTTAAAGTACACGAGGTGCACTTTTAGTTTTCTCCATTATACATTTTATAGTCTCTGAAATTTCAGGCGATACAATTTTTTCTAAGTCGTGAAGAGAGACATGTGGATATCCGCCGATCCATATGGGCCTGTGTATAAAAGTTGGATCAGTAATGGCCCAGACGCACTGCCTCTCTTCTATCTTGTCTATGTCGTTAACATATACGACAACGTCGCAGTCACATGGCGTGGAGCAGCCGAGCAATTTGGCCAGAGGAGAGGGCCCCGTGAGGACTGGGATTCCCATATTATAGATTTCCCAATACCTTTGGCACATGGCTTATAAGTTATCTAAATATTTTAAGTCATATATATCGTCAAGCAATATTATTATCTCATTTAAGTTTATTTTCTTTTTCTTTAGAGTCTTTGGCGTCACTTCTATAAATTCAGGTATAAGAGTTTCATCTGTTTTCTTATACAGAATTCGCACATAGTATTGTATTTTTTAAAACTGCTATAGGGAGACCCCTTTCGCCGTTCTTATCCGCCAACTTGTCAAGGCAGTAAAAAGGACAAGACGGCCCCACAAAGCGTCGAACTTCCGGGGCAGGAAAAAGGCATCAAGTATGCGCTCACTTACACGTCACCTTAACCGCCTTGGCCGTCGCCGTCTCTGTGGGCCACTTTCATCCCGTCGTATACAGATTTGGGGCCTTAGACAGACGCCGTAAGGCGTGTCGTACACGTATAAAGTGCTCATTTTCTCTCCCTTTATAAACTACCTTCTTCTCCGTCACAAAACACAGTATTGGTAACCGCGCCGCCCGTCCCGCCAGAAGGTCCTCCTCAAGGCGTATTCGCTAATTAACGCGTCGGCAACTTACCATTACCAAAATTTCTTTGAGAGGAAGATCTCTTCTCCCGAGGCCGTTGGGAGGTATATATTATCGTACCCCTCCTTTGCTAACCGCCTTATGAAAGGCGCGGCAGTCAGCGGATCTGTATGTACGAGAATTATCTTGGTTTCTGGCGTAAATCTCTTTACAAATTCCTCCAACTCCCTCCTGCCGGCGTGTGCGCTGAAGTCAAACCATTCCAGTCTGGCCTCTACTTTAATTGTCGTCCCGTCAAGGAAGGCATAGCCCTTGCTTAATATCTGAAAACCGGGCGTATTTGGCGCTTGAAATGATGGCAGGAAAATCCCATTTTTCTTATTCTGTGCCATTTTTTTAAAATAGAAAAGCGCAGCTCCTCCCTTTAGCATCCCGGCAGGCGTTATAATCACTGAGGGCTCCTCCACGGCGCCTTTTCTGACATAAGCATTTGGGACCTCGATAGAAATCTCCAAGGCCTTTTTGTACAAATCGGGGTCTTTTAATAAGTGGGGGTATCTGCCCACAATTTGATTAATCTGTCTGGCGAGTCCATCTACATATATTGGATACGCGTCAATTCCGTATTTTACAAGCGTTAATAAAATCTCCTGGGCCCTCCCAAGCGCAAACGACGGTATTAATACAGACCCCCCGCCCTCTAATACCTCTTTGACAGACTGTACAAATTCCCTTTCCAGCCTCTCCCGCGGCGGGTGGTCTGTCGATGCATATGTAGCCTCCATAATGACGACATCGGGATTTTTCGGTATGTTGTACAAATCTGCGCCTCTTAACAAATTTGAATCGACAGTGTTGAAATCCCCAGTAAAAACCACCACATATCCCTCAACTTCTATAACCGATATGGCGCTACCCGGTATGTGGCCAGCGTTGTATACTGTAATTACGGCGTCTCTGCCTATTTCCACTGGTTCGCCGTAGGTGAGAGGCACGGCGCTGGACATAGTCTCTCTAACTTCTTCAAGCGTGTAGGGGAGGTAATAGCCCGATAATTTTATAGCATCTGTATACATCAAATCGCTTAACTCCATGGTTAAAGGCGTGGAGTATAAAGGCGTTTTTGTTGAGACATAAAGCGACGGGAGACCGCCGCTGTGATCTAAATGCGCATGGCTTAAAAAAGTGGCAGTGAGATCCCTCGGGCGGACGTGGAGAGGGAATACAGGCTTGTCATTGGCGTCAAACGAGACGCCGTAGTCCAGCAATATGCCATTAGAGGCTGTTTTAATTAAAACCGCAAGCCTCCCGACTTCGCCTGCGCCCCCCAGCAGTCGGATCTTCATATTCCGCAAAGGCGGGGGATATAAAATAAAAACCTTTTCGGACAATTAACTTATGGAAGAAGTTGAAAGACGCCTAAACGCGCTGTTGGAGATAAACAAAAGAATACTGGTCCACTTAGATGAGATAAACCGCGTACTTGCCGAGAAAACCCGGCGTAGCGGAGGTTAGGCGCTGATAAAATTTATATACTGCACGCCTAAGGGGCTCCATGTCATTTACCACTTCGGCGCAACCGAGGAAGCAAAGGCGTAGTTTATACAAGGCGCCGCTCCACTTGCGGCGGAAATTATTCAACGCAAAACTTTCGCCAGAGCTCGCTAAAAAACTCGGCGTGAAAAGGTTGCCCGTGAGGCGAGGGGATACAGTCTTGATATTAAGAGGGGACTTCAAGGGAGTGACGGGAAAAGTCGTCAAAGTCGACCTCAAAAGAGTGCGCATCTACGTAGAAGGCGCCACTAGAACTAATAGTAGAGGACAGACGGTGTATTATCCAATTCACCCCAGTAAAGTAATGATAGTAGATGTAGACCTATCAGATAAAGCTCGGCAAAAAATAATAGAAAGAAGAAAAAAGAAGTAAAGCTATGGTACACCTAAGAAGAACGCTAGCGCCTGCTTGGTGGCCAATCCCTAGAAAGAAAGGCGGCGTATGGGTTGTTAGGCCGTCACCTGGGCCGCACAGCCTAGCTTATTCACTGCCCTTGGCCCTGATTATTAGGGATGTATTAAAATACGCAAAGACAATGCACGAGGCTAGGTACATAATATCAAGAGGTTATGTAAAAGTAGATGGAGTTGTAAGAAGGGATTACAAATTCCCGGTGGGGCTTATGGACGTTATAGAAATCGTGCCGACAGGGGAGGTGTACAGAGTCGTGCCAGACGCAGATAAGTACTATAATCTATTGCCTATCTCCACAGAGGAAGCCGCCCTCAAATTGCTTAGAGTTGAAGGTAAGACTATGGTCAAGGGCGGGAGGATACAACTACACTTCCACGACGGTAGGAATTTAATCACAACGCTTGAGGCGGGGAAACAGATAAAAACATTTGACTCAGTGCTTTACGATTTACGTAATAAGGCTATAAAGGCTCATATCCCGCTGAAATTAGGAGTAAACGCGGTGGTTATCCACGGCAGTAACGTTGGCTTCTCCGGCACGCTCTATGAAATTGTCTGGACGTTAAAGCGCAAGCAGTCAGTAGTCGCCCTTAAGAAAGGCGATGAGGTTAGGAGGACAATATTAAATTACGTAATGGCCGTGGGTAGCGAAGGGCCAGTGATAAAAATCTCCCCTTAATCAGCTGGGGGCTTCTCCTCTTGGTAGGCCTCAGTCATTTTCTTAGATAACAACTTCTCCTCTGCCTTCCAGAACGCATCTCCGTAGTAGTCCAGCGCCTTTTCCATATCGGTTAAGCTGATGGCGATTGGCTCAAATATCCTCACGACGTCGCCCTCCACTACCCACCCCTCTACAACACCGCCCATCGTCCAGTCGTACTTAGCGCTTATTACATACCGCCTTTCGAAGGCAGCACTTCTTATTCTTATATAGACTGTGGCTAAGCCGAACTCTTTTAGAAATTTGGAGACGACCTCTCTATATTTTACGCTGGGTTTCGGCGCCGGCACTCTCTCTATTTGTATGATATCGTCGCGTTTTAAGTCTTCCTCTAATAACTGTAGAAGTTTAGAGACGGGGTTT
It encodes the following:
- a CDS encoding NUDIX hydrolase, with amino-acid sequence MTKKCIVTSGVLVENGKVLMVKHKRLGVYIYPGGHVEHNETPIEAVKREFEEETGIVVEPIGFTYGIIDENAVERPMPLVILEEVVKYPEETHIHFDLIYLVKRVGGDLKNGEWIDVREIDRIETFPNVRKVVSLALSTLYRLGKI
- a CDS encoding MBL fold metallo-hydrolase; translated protein: MKIRLLGGAGEVGRLAVLIKTASNGILLDYGVSFDANDKPVFPLHVRPRDLTATFLSHAHLDHSGGLPSLYVSTKTPLYSTPLTMELSDLMYTDAIKLSGYYLPYTLEEVRETMSSAVPLTYGEPVEIGRDAVITVYNAGHIPGSAISVIEVEGYVVVFTGDFNTVDSNLLRGADLYNIPKNPDVVIMEATYASTDHPPRERLEREFVQSVKEVLEGGGSVLIPSFALGRAQEILLTLVKYGIDAYPIYVDGLARQINQIVGRYPHLLKDPDLYKKALEISIEVPNAYVRKGAVEEPSVIITPAGMLKGGAALFYFKKMAQNKKNGIFLPSFQAPNTPGFQILSKGYAFLDGTTIKVEARLEWFDFSAHAGRRELEEFVKRFTPETKIILVHTDPLTAAPFIRRLAKEGYDNIYLPTASGEEIFLSKKFW
- the rplX gene encoding 50S ribosomal protein L24 gives rise to the protein MSFTTSAQPRKQRRSLYKAPLHLRRKLFNAKLSPELAKKLGVKRLPVRRGDTVLILRGDFKGVTGKVVKVDLKRVRIYVEGATRTNSRGQTVYYPIHPSKVMIVDVDLSDKARQKIIERRKKK
- a CDS encoding 30S ribosomal protein S4e, translating into MVHLRRTLAPAWWPIPRKKGGVWVVRPSPGPHSLAYSLPLALIIRDVLKYAKTMHEARYIISRGYVKVDGVVRRDYKFPVGLMDVIEIVPTGEVYRVVPDADKYYNLLPISTEEAALKLLRVEGKTMVKGGRIQLHFHDGRNLITTLEAGKQIKTFDSVLYDLRNKAIKAHIPLKLGVNAVVIHGSNVGFSGTLYEIVWTLKRKQSVVALKKGDEVRRTILNYVMAVGSEGPVIKISP